From Desulfovibrio desulfuricans, a single genomic window includes:
- the pgm gene encoding phosphoglucomutase (alpha-D-glucose-1,6-bisphosphate-dependent) → MPVVHSDAGHLPGLEKLENIPALMSAYYTEFPNPALAAQRVAFGTSGHRGTSVLCSFNEEHIYAITQAVCDYRAAKGIDGPLFLGGDTHALSEAAFRSALEVLVANNVNVCISAGGAYTATPAISHAVLKWNAGRVNGLADGIVITPSHNPPRDGGFKYNPPHGGPAEAEVTSQIEKCANAYLENGNKGVKLTHLRAARASSLVEEYDFIGSYVQDLAGVLDMKAIASSGLRIGVDPLGGASLPMWEPIAEAYRIDLEVVNRAVDPTFRFVPCDKDGKIRMDCSSPYAMSRLLDLRDHFDLSFACDPDSDRHGIVTRNELMNPNHYLSVAAWYLFRTRRGWPAQRGIGKTLVTSAMLDRVGKDLGRPVVEVPVGFKWFVPYLLNGRCGFGCEESAGASFLCFDGTPWSTDKDGPLMCLLAAEMMAVEQSSPDELYTKLTERLGAPAYQRLDAPADDNVRAKLAALTPESVSLKTLAGSPVTSVLTRAPGNDASIGGVKVVSDDGWFAVRPSGTEAICKVYTESFKGEDHLQALQKDAIDFLEHLLKGDA, encoded by the coding sequence ATGCCAGTTGTGCATAGCGATGCCGGGCATCTGCCTGGGCTGGAAAAGCTGGAGAACATCCCCGCGCTCATGAGCGCGTATTACACCGAATTTCCCAATCCGGCGCTTGCAGCCCAGCGTGTTGCCTTTGGCACCTCGGGGCATCGGGGCACATCAGTGCTGTGCAGCTTTAACGAGGAGCACATCTATGCCATCACTCAGGCGGTGTGCGACTACCGCGCCGCCAAGGGCATTGACGGGCCGCTGTTTCTTGGCGGCGATACCCATGCGCTGTCAGAAGCCGCCTTTCGCTCCGCGCTGGAAGTGCTGGTAGCCAACAACGTGAATGTGTGCATTTCGGCTGGCGGGGCCTACACAGCCACTCCGGCGATCTCCCATGCCGTGCTCAAATGGAATGCGGGCCGAGTTAACGGTCTGGCCGATGGCATTGTCATCACGCCTTCGCACAATCCCCCGCGTGACGGCGGCTTCAAGTACAATCCACCCCACGGCGGCCCGGCAGAAGCCGAAGTCACCAGCCAGATTGAAAAATGCGCCAATGCCTACCTTGAAAACGGCAACAAGGGCGTAAAGCTCACACACCTGCGGGCGGCACGTGCCTCGTCGCTGGTGGAAGAATACGATTTCATCGGCAGTTATGTGCAGGACCTGGCTGGAGTGCTGGACATGAAGGCCATTGCCTCCTCTGGCCTGCGCATCGGCGTTGACCCCCTTGGCGGCGCAAGCTTGCCCATGTGGGAACCTATTGCTGAAGCCTACAGAATTGACCTTGAAGTGGTGAACAGGGCAGTGGATCCAACATTCCGCTTTGTTCCCTGCGACAAGGACGGCAAAATCCGCATGGATTGCTCCTCGCCCTATGCCATGAGCCGCCTTTTGGATCTGCGCGACCATTTTGACCTGAGTTTCGCCTGCGACCCGGATTCCGACCGACACGGCATTGTGACGCGCAATGAACTGATGAACCCCAATCATTATCTGAGCGTTGCCGCCTGGTATCTGTTCCGTACCCGCAGGGGGTGGCCCGCGCAGCGCGGTATAGGCAAAACCCTTGTGACAAGCGCCATGCTCGACAGGGTAGGGAAGGATCTTGGCCGCCCGGTTGTTGAGGTGCCTGTGGGCTTTAAATGGTTCGTGCCCTATCTGCTCAATGGGCGCTGCGGCTTTGGCTGCGAGGAAAGCGCGGGCGCTTCCTTCCTGTGCTTTGACGGCACGCCCTGGAGCACAGACAAGGACGGCCCCCTCATGTGCCTGCTGGCGGCTGAAATGATGGCGGTGGAGCAGTCCTCCCCAGATGAACTTTACACAAAACTGACCGAGCGTCTTGGCGCGCCCGCCTATCAACGGCTTGATGCTCCGGCGGATGACAATGTACGGGCAAAACTTGCGGCGCTGACGCCTGAAAGCGTGAGCCTTAAAACTCTGGCTGGCTCGCCTGTTACCAGTGTGCTCACTCGCGCGCCCGGCAATGATGCCTCCATCGGCGGTGTAAAGGTGGTCAGCGATGACGGCTGGTTTGCCGTACGTCCCTCCGGTACGGAAGCCATCTGCAAAGTGTATACGGAGAGCTTCAAGGGCGAAGACCACCTGCAAGCCTTGCAAAAGGACGCCATCGATTTTCTTGAGCATTTGCTGAAAGGCGATGCCTGA
- a CDS encoding glycosyltransferase family protein — protein sequence MSLRILNIGGPYLASALKRLGHHVITAHPAADADIPSPHPYSVRQLLNRLDTLGFAPDALFYCDDGNMPELLDPENAPWPSVRYSIDTYCNPWHIPYSNGFDATLVAQKDYVEVFSHEGIPARWFPLFYPQILEPVGDFAARDIPVAFVGTLGHKNNPDRAPFLKAFRARQPLVAISGDYKPIFTRSRIVLNQTAASEVNFRCFEAIACGAALLMETCGNGLNELFVPGEEILPTYQRNDAQAAAAIAAETLANPEKLAKIAQAGGRAVARRHTDTARAVSLTQMLAEMCATQAHRERLEQSLEKRTALVRGAYGMLSSELFDPQLEEHRDFFEKMCLRQP from the coding sequence ATGAGCTTACGCATACTCAACATTGGCGGGCCGTATCTGGCCTCCGCCCTCAAACGCCTTGGGCACCACGTCATCACGGCGCATCCGGCAGCAGACGCCGACATTCCCTCACCGCACCCGTATTCTGTGCGACAACTCCTGAACCGCCTTGATACACTCGGTTTTGCGCCTGACGCACTTTTCTATTGCGATGACGGCAACATGCCAGAACTGCTTGATCCGGAAAATGCCCCCTGGCCTTCGGTGCGTTATTCCATTGATACCTACTGCAACCCCTGGCACATCCCGTATTCCAACGGTTTTGACGCAACCCTTGTGGCGCAGAAAGACTACGTGGAAGTATTTTCGCACGAGGGCATACCGGCGCGCTGGTTTCCGCTGTTTTATCCCCAGATTCTTGAGCCAGTGGGGGATTTTGCTGCCCGCGACATCCCCGTAGCCTTTGTGGGAACCCTCGGGCACAAAAATAACCCGGACCGCGCGCCATTTCTCAAGGCCTTTCGCGCCAGACAGCCGCTGGTGGCAATTTCTGGCGATTACAAGCCCATCTTTACGCGCAGCCGCATTGTTCTTAACCAGACGGCGGCTTCGGAAGTGAATTTTCGCTGCTTTGAGGCTATCGCCTGCGGCGCGGCCCTACTAATGGAAACCTGCGGCAACGGCCTGAACGAACTCTTTGTTCCCGGCGAGGAAATTCTGCCCACATACCAGCGCAACGATGCGCAGGCAGCCGCGGCCATTGCCGCAGAAACCCTCGCAAACCCCGAAAAACTCGCGAAAATTGCCCAAGCCGGGGGCAGAGCAGTGGCCCGGCGCCATACAGACACGGCGCGCGCGGTCAGCCTGACGCAGATGCTCGCAGAAATGTGCGCCACTCAGGCGCACCGGGAGCGGCTTGAGCAGTCGCTTGAAAAGCGCACTGCTCTTGTACGCGGTGCATATGGCATGCTTTCCAGCGAGCTTTTTGACCCACAGCTTGAAGAACACCGCGATTTTTTTGAAAAAATGTGCCTTCGTCAGCCATAG
- a CDS encoding ABC transporter permease — protein MSTLPASAAKGRFSGPLLHVLRKTLWMLLVLWGITIISFWVIHLAPGSPTDMETTLNPLAGAAARQRLEVLYGLDRPLYVQYWDWLSRIVHLDFGNSMSADSRPVLTKILERLPLTVGMNVISLVLTLLIAIPVGIVSACRQNSLLDKSVTVLVFLGFAMPSFWLALLLMMFFGIELQWLPISGLTSMNYEQLNAWGKFCDLARHLALPTLVYTVGGLAGMSRYMRACMLEVLRQDYILTARAKGLGAGAVIWRHALRNALLPVITLLGLSVPGLIGGSVIIESIFALPGLGQLFYGAVMARDYTMIMGNLVLGAVLTLAGNLLADFCYGIADPRIRNAKDNA, from the coding sequence ATGAGCACCCTGCCCGCATCTGCCGCAAAAGGCCGTTTTTCCGGCCCGCTACTGCACGTTTTACGCAAAACGTTGTGGATGCTGCTTGTGCTGTGGGGCATCACCATCATCAGCTTTTGGGTCATCCATCTGGCCCCCGGCTCGCCCACAGATATGGAAACCACGCTCAATCCGCTGGCTGGCGCTGCGGCGCGTCAGCGGCTTGAGGTGCTTTATGGGCTGGATCGCCCCCTCTATGTGCAGTACTGGGACTGGCTTAGCCGCATCGTGCATCTGGATTTCGGCAACTCCATGTCTGCCGATTCCCGCCCGGTGCTGACCAAGATTCTTGAGCGCCTGCCCCTCACCGTGGGCATGAACGTTATTTCGCTGGTGCTCACCCTGCTCATTGCCATTCCGGTGGGCATTGTTTCCGCCTGCCGGCAGAACTCGCTGCTGGACAAGTCAGTCACCGTGCTAGTTTTTCTGGGTTTTGCCATGCCGTCCTTCTGGCTGGCCCTGCTGCTTATGATGTTTTTTGGCATTGAGCTGCAATGGCTGCCCATCTCCGGCCTTACATCCATGAATTACGAACAGTTGAACGCCTGGGGCAAGTTTTGCGATCTGGCGCGGCATCTGGCCTTGCCCACACTGGTGTATACCGTGGGCGGGCTGGCGGGCATGTCGCGCTACATGCGCGCCTGCATGCTTGAAGTGCTGCGGCAGGATTACATTCTCACAGCGCGGGCCAAGGGGCTGGGCGCTGGCGCGGTTATCTGGCGGCATGCCCTGCGCAACGCGCTTTTGCCCGTCATAACCCTGCTGGGCCTTTCTGTGCCGGGGCTTATTGGCGGCAGCGTCATTATTGAGTCCATATTTGCCCTGCCGGGGCTGGGCCAGTTGTTTTACGGCGCTGTTATGGCGCGCGATTACACCATGATCATGGGGAATCTGGTGCTTGGGGCGGTGCTCACGCTCGCGGGCAACCTGCTGGCGGATTTCTGCTACGGGATCGCGGATCCGCGCATCCGCAACGCAAAGGACAACGCCTGA
- a CDS encoding beta-ketoacyl synthase chain length factor has translation MSSAALSVAGTGLVHSIGGKEALAAIQQGQAPAISAPDISSLAALLPGVSLRRIPRYARMALLACVQALDAAGWRQKEVLHRTAFVFGTAYSSSQMSMDFMDSILDNGPHLSSPTAFSHAVNNMGAGLLSLLLGIEGPCFTISQFELSFAGAVSTAAALLGAGRAERVLLCAVDETDSRFSRCCPEYLSSEHPQTEGAVALCLVRQAAGAPSLRVWWGQQTEADGPVFASGAASGPGWVTHEHLYGHGPLAHALDVMLTLNMPQTDRAEAVNCVCAAAASGRQALIEVRGA, from the coding sequence ATGAGCAGTGCTGCGCTTTCTGTGGCGGGAACCGGGCTAGTGCACAGCATTGGCGGCAAGGAAGCCCTTGCAGCCATACAGCAAGGGCAAGCGCCTGCCATATCTGCCCCCGATATTTCTTCACTCGCGGCATTGCTGCCGGGCGTGTCGCTGCGCCGCATTCCCCGCTATGCACGTATGGCGCTTCTGGCCTGCGTGCAGGCTCTGGATGCGGCGGGCTGGCGGCAAAAAGAAGTGCTGCACCGTACAGCTTTTGTTTTTGGCACTGCCTACAGCAGCTCACAGATGAGCATGGATTTTATGGATTCAATTCTGGATAACGGGCCGCATCTTTCTTCGCCAACGGCCTTTTCGCATGCCGTTAACAATATGGGTGCAGGCCTGCTCAGCCTGCTGCTTGGCATTGAGGGGCCGTGTTTTACCATTTCGCAGTTTGAGCTTTCTTTTGCCGGTGCTGTGAGCACTGCGGCAGCCCTGCTGGGTGCGGGCCGGGCCGAGAGGGTGCTGCTGTGTGCGGTGGACGAAACAGACAGCCGTTTTTCCCGCTGCTGCCCGGAATATCTAAGCAGCGAGCACCCCCAGACGGAGGGAGCCGTTGCCCTGTGTCTGGTCAGGCAAGCTGCGGGTGCGCCCTCACTGCGAGTGTGGTGGGGACAACAAACGGAGGCGGACGGCCCTGTCTTTGCCTCGGGTGCTGCTTCCGGGCCGGGCTGGGTAACTCATGAACATCTGTATGGTCATGGGCCGCTGGCCCACGCACTGGACGTGATGCTGACCCTGAACATGCCTCAGACGGACAGGGCCGAAGCTGTTAACTGCGTCTGCGCTGCTGCTGCAAGCGGCAGACAGGCATTAATCGAAGTGCGGGGTGCGTAA
- a CDS encoding ABC transporter permease, with protein MLPRAVKKLLGRNLMLALGLVIVLAMSLAALLAPWIAPFDPNALHLDNILEPPSSRFLFGTDRLGRDVFSRLLYGGRVSLWVGFVAVGISVSIGTVLGLVSGYFRRWVDECIMRVVDIMLCFPSFFLILAVIAFLEPNLTNIMVVIGLTSWMGVTRLVRAEALTLREREFVDAARLAGTSTAGILFRHILPNALAPVLITATLGVAGAILVESSLSFLGLGVQPPAASWGNMLMDGKAVIETAPWLSVYPGLAILVTVLGYNLLGESLRDIFDPRLRQ; from the coding sequence ATGCTGCCCCGCGCCGTCAAAAAGCTGCTTGGCCGCAACCTCATGCTTGCATTGGGGCTTGTTATTGTGCTTGCCATGTCGCTGGCCGCACTCCTTGCCCCGTGGATTGCGCCCTTTGACCCCAACGCCCTGCATCTGGACAATATTCTGGAGCCGCCCTCCTCCCGCTTTCTGTTCGGCACAGACCGCCTTGGGCGCGATGTTTTTTCCCGCCTGCTTTACGGCGGCAGGGTTTCGCTGTGGGTGGGCTTTGTGGCTGTGGGCATATCGGTCAGCATCGGCACGGTTCTTGGCCTCGTGAGCGGCTATTTCCGCCGATGGGTGGACGAGTGCATCATGCGCGTGGTTGATATAATGCTCTGCTTTCCGTCATTTTTTCTTATTCTGGCGGTTATCGCCTTTCTTGAACCCAATCTTACCAATATCATGGTGGTTATTGGGCTTACCTCGTGGATGGGCGTTACCCGCCTTGTACGCGCAGAGGCGCTTACCCTGCGCGAACGCGAATTTGTTGACGCCGCGCGGCTGGCAGGCACATCCACTGCGGGCATATTGTTTCGACATATACTGCCCAATGCCCTTGCGCCCGTGCTGATAACCGCTACACTGGGCGTTGCCGGGGCCATACTGGTAGAATCAAGTCTCAGCTTTCTGGGGCTTGGCGTGCAGCCCCCCGCAGCCAGTTGGGGCAACATGCTCATGGACGGCAAAGCCGTGATTGAAACCGCACCCTGGCTGTCGGTGTATCCCGGTTTGGCCATCCTGGTAACGGTATTGGGCTATAATCTTCTGGGTGAAAGCCTGCGGGACATTTTTGATCCGCGCCTTCGCCAATAG
- a CDS encoding AAA family ATPase, which yields MLEYLRIRNLALIEDMELEFSPGMNVLTGETGAGKSFILKALGFLLGDKLSADMVRAGAERAQVEALFSTKDADMVLRREIVAETGRSRLYINDELRSQDSLRDLRNRLVAHTSQHAQQKLLQSSFQAKLLESGLSCPELLHQRDDLLARLQANAAQRSALLERQAGLGERRELLEMQQQEIDKVSPEEGEEEKLEEIRALARSMEHQQENYEQALMLLQGDEQEGVIDQLGQLEKLLQRMCREDDSLQADADAVAALRQQLAHLGGRLRRPPTLPGLDEMPDMDHLEERLFALAQLKRKLHRTLPEILSLREEISENLSFLDVCALDITRLAKEAAALAAELSAVTARIIPARREAAAAIATKLENELRQLGFSDQVRVLPDFTVQEIWPGVTDERGRILWAPNPGQPPQPLDKIASGGELSRFLLALASVQQDDEGATFIFDEVDAGVGGMTLNKLAEKLYALAETRQMLLITHWPQLAARARRHFQIVKMVRDGETFTLCSPLNKEDRHAELARMAGGGEQGEALARSLEK from the coding sequence ATGCTTGAATACCTGCGCATTCGTAATCTGGCCCTCATTGAGGACATGGAACTGGAGTTTTCGCCCGGCATGAACGTGCTGACGGGTGAAACCGGGGCGGGGAAGAGCTTTATCCTTAAAGCGCTTGGCTTTCTGCTTGGCGACAAGCTTTCGGCGGATATGGTGCGCGCGGGCGCTGAGCGCGCGCAGGTGGAGGCCCTGTTCAGCACAAAAGATGCGGACATGGTTTTGCGCCGCGAAATTGTGGCGGAGACAGGGCGCAGCCGCCTGTACATCAACGATGAACTGCGCTCGCAAGACAGCCTGCGCGACCTGCGCAACCGCCTTGTGGCCCACACAAGCCAACACGCCCAGCAAAAACTGCTTCAATCTTCATTTCAGGCCAAACTGCTGGAAAGCGGCCTCAGCTGCCCCGAACTTCTGCACCAGCGGGACGACTTGCTTGCGCGCCTTCAGGCCAATGCGGCCCAGCGCTCTGCCCTGCTTGAGCGTCAGGCCGGGCTGGGCGAACGGCGCGAACTGCTTGAAATGCAGCAGCAGGAGATCGACAAGGTTTCTCCCGAAGAAGGCGAAGAAGAAAAGCTGGAAGAAATTCGCGCGCTGGCCCGCTCCATGGAGCACCAGCAGGAGAATTACGAGCAGGCGCTCATGTTGCTGCAAGGCGATGAGCAGGAAGGCGTGATTGACCAGTTGGGCCAGCTCGAAAAGCTCTTGCAGCGCATGTGCCGGGAGGACGATTCCCTCCAGGCCGATGCCGACGCCGTGGCCGCCCTGCGCCAGCAGCTGGCCCACCTTGGCGGCAGGCTTCGCCGCCCGCCTACCCTGCCGGGACTGGATGAAATGCCCGACATGGATCATCTGGAAGAGCGCCTGTTTGCCCTTGCGCAACTCAAGCGCAAGCTGCACAGAACCCTGCCGGAGATTCTTTCCCTGCGCGAAGAAATTTCCGAGAATCTTTCCTTCCTTGATGTCTGCGCGCTGGACATCACCCGGTTGGCCAAGGAAGCGGCAGCTCTTGCCGCAGAGCTTTCCGCCGTGACCGCCCGCATCATCCCGGCCCGCCGCGAGGCGGCAGCCGCCATTGCGACCAAGCTGGAAAACGAACTGCGCCAGTTGGGCTTTTCGGATCAGGTGCGGGTATTGCCCGATTTCACCGTGCAGGAAATCTGGCCCGGCGTTACGGACGAGCGCGGGCGCATCCTTTGGGCTCCCAACCCCGGCCAGCCCCCGCAACCGCTGGATAAAATCGCCTCGGGCGGCGAGCTTTCGCGCTTTTTGCTGGCGCTTGCCAGCGTGCAGCAGGATGACGAAGGCGCTACATTCATATTTGACGAAGTCGATGCCGGTGTTGGCGGCATGACCTTGAACAAGCTGGCCGAAAAGCTCTACGCACTGGCCGAAACACGCCAGATGCTGCTCATCACCCACTGGCCGCAACTGGCAGCCCGCGCCCGCAGGCACTTTCAGATTGTTAAGATGGTACGCGACGGGGAAACCTTTACCCTCTGCTCCCCCCTTAACAAGGAAGACCGCCACGCCGAGCTTGCGCGCATGGCAGGCGGCGGAGAACAGGGCGAGGCGTTGGCCCGAAGCCTGGAAAAATAG
- a CDS encoding AMP-binding protein has product MESWPLERIAILDFRAVTAIVQSVAQAELSQRNPLSFEARAPHEFASMRWESLGLDATALENMAQRCNAMFHTTATAPEVGGLCGDFSQQVLQQWENSDRSLTFFTSGSTGKPKPCTHKESHIRQEVTSLAPIVADRTSALITVPMHHMYGFTFGLLLPLSLGVPIRSVPPLPTMVEAQMRPGDLVISIPLLLSRLVDMRGWQASGSEAGQGITLLTGTSPTPPEVMYALERQGFRVMEFFGSSEMGVVCGRFEPEADYELLPHVARGEGEHGNALVRCLPDGVVQHYPLMDNVTWTGQRHLRPGARIDKAVQVGGINVFPQYVASVIERHEGVNQCLVRLMRQDEGYRLKAFVVPHPGYDASALHKELILHARRELSDVQRPGAYTFGPDIPRGPLGKPMDW; this is encoded by the coding sequence ATGGAGTCCTGGCCGCTTGAGCGGATTGCAATTCTTGATTTCAGGGCTGTTACGGCGATTGTGCAATCCGTGGCGCAGGCAGAATTGAGCCAGCGCAACCCGCTGAGCTTTGAGGCGCGCGCGCCGCACGAGTTTGCATCCATGCGCTGGGAATCGCTTGGGCTTGATGCAACTGCGCTGGAAAATATGGCGCAGCGCTGCAATGCCATGTTTCACACCACTGCGACAGCGCCCGAAGTTGGCGGGCTGTGCGGCGATTTTTCGCAACAGGTTTTGCAGCAGTGGGAAAACAGCGACCGCTCGCTCACATTTTTTACTTCCGGCTCAACAGGCAAGCCCAAGCCCTGCACGCATAAGGAAAGCCATATCCGGCAGGAAGTGACCAGTCTGGCCCCCATTGTCGCGGACAGAACCTCGGCGCTGATCACCGTCCCCATGCATCACATGTACGGCTTTACGTTTGGCTTGCTGCTGCCCCTGAGCCTCGGGGTGCCCATCCGTAGCGTGCCGCCCCTGCCAACAATGGTTGAGGCGCAGATGCGCCCCGGCGACCTTGTTATCAGCATTCCGCTGTTGCTGTCGCGCCTTGTGGATATGCGGGGATGGCAGGCCTCCGGCTCAGAGGCGGGGCAGGGGATTACCCTGCTGACCGGTACATCGCCCACGCCGCCCGAGGTGATGTACGCGCTGGAGCGGCAGGGTTTTCGCGTAATGGAATTTTTTGGCTCGTCAGAGATGGGTGTGGTTTGCGGCCGCTTTGAGCCGGAAGCCGATTATGAACTGCTGCCTCATGTGGCGCGGGGAGAAGGGGAGCACGGCAACGCGCTGGTGCGCTGCCTGCCGGATGGCGTGGTGCAGCACTACCCGCTGATGGATAACGTAACCTGGACTGGCCAGCGGCACTTGCGACCGGGCGCGCGCATCGACAAAGCCGTGCAGGTGGGCGGCATCAATGTGTTTCCCCAGTATGTGGCCTCGGTCATCGAGCGCCACGAAGGGGTAAATCAGTGCCTAGTGCGGCTGATGCGTCAGGACGAGGGATACAGACTCAAAGCCTTTGTGGTGCCGCATCCGGGTTATGACGCGTCGGCCCTGCACAAGGAGCTGATACTGCATGCCCGCCGTGAACTGAGCGATGTGCAACGCCCCGGAGCTTATACCTTTGGCCCGGATATCCCCCGAGGGCCGCTAGGTAAGCCGATGGATTGGTAA
- a CDS encoding pseudouridine synthase translates to MPPKHSGNAGSSARNRSKNSSSTISHKKEQPADARKNHAPRSDSWSANGPNGRSDSRTDSRSGTQPNAREARDGFSQRKPAQPQAVKSDADHSVRPAAPTKSQPDADNAADGIRLNKAIAATGLCSRRKADELILAGRVSVDGKPEPNPGRQVLPFESIAVDGRILSAPQSYTYLMLNKPVHVVCTVSDPEGRPTVLDCLAPEYKALRLYPVGRLDYFSEGLLLLTNDGQLAQRLTHPRHHQPKTYEVLVRGTVPEGALKIMRRGMHLAEGEDIMPVEVIAQQVGGNTQLQMVLRQGLNRQIRRMCRDLGLTILRLCRVAQGSLRLGDLASGKARPLTDAEVARLRESAGLPAAR, encoded by the coding sequence GTGCCGCCCAAACATTCCGGCAATGCCGGATCATCCGCCAGAAACCGCAGCAAAAACAGTTCGTCCACCATCTCCCATAAAAAGGAACAGCCTGCGGACGCGCGCAAGAATCATGCCCCACGTTCTGATAGCTGGTCTGCCAATGGACCAAATGGCCGTTCTGATTCGCGGACAGATTCACGGTCAGGTACTCAGCCGAACGCCCGTGAGGCCCGAGACGGCTTTTCGCAACGCAAACCCGCGCAGCCCCAGGCCGTCAAATCTGACGCCGATCATTCTGTTCGGCCTGCCGCGCCCACAAAGTCTCAGCCCGATGCTGACAATGCAGCTGACGGCATACGCCTTAACAAGGCCATAGCCGCAACTGGTCTATGCTCGCGCCGCAAGGCAGACGAGCTTATTCTTGCCGGGCGCGTCAGTGTTGACGGCAAGCCGGAGCCCAACCCAGGGCGTCAGGTATTGCCCTTTGAAAGCATTGCCGTGGATGGCCGCATTTTGTCGGCCCCGCAGTCCTATACCTACCTCATGCTCAACAAGCCCGTGCATGTGGTTTGCACAGTGAGCGATCCGGAAGGCAGGCCCACCGTACTGGATTGCCTTGCGCCTGAATACAAGGCGCTCAGGCTGTATCCTGTTGGCAGACTTGACTATTTTTCTGAGGGATTGCTGCTGCTCACCAATGATGGCCAACTGGCCCAGCGCCTCACCCACCCCCGGCATCACCAGCCCAAGACCTATGAGGTGCTTGTGCGCGGCACTGTGCCTGAAGGGGCGCTCAAAATCATGCGGCGCGGCATGCACCTTGCCGAAGGTGAAGATATTATGCCTGTGGAAGTGATCGCTCAGCAGGTTGGCGGCAATACCCAGTTGCAGATGGTGCTGCGTCAGGGCCTGAACCGCCAGATTCGCCGTATGTGTCGTGATCTTGGGCTGACCATTCTGCGCCTGTGTCGTGTTGCTCAAGGCTCATTGCGCCTTGGGGATCTGGCCAGCGGCAAGGCCCGGCCCCTTACGGATGCCGAGGTTGCCCGTCTGCGTGAAAGCGCTGGACTGCCCGCCGCGCGGTAG
- the rdgC gene encoding recombination-associated protein RdgC gives MGFANSSCSFTRFRILDPVPATLWPQILDKLKQFAMRDIDDIPEMQGQGWACFEDMLDTDWVTAPPQKGAYIVFSLRLDMRRIPAGVVKKHVALALKEEKKRMGEQGKNYIARERKKELKEQVLLRLRSRFLPVPGEFNVLWATDKNEVWFASTQNKMIDLFLEEFLKTFELHLEQLTPYNLAVSMLDEESLIRLDKLEPTQFAPLS, from the coding sequence ATGGGCTTTGCCAACAGCTCTTGCAGCTTTACTCGGTTCCGTATTCTTGATCCTGTTCCGGCCACGCTCTGGCCGCAGATACTGGACAAACTGAAACAGTTCGCCATGCGCGACATTGACGATATTCCTGAAATGCAGGGCCAGGGATGGGCCTGTTTTGAGGACATGCTCGATACCGACTGGGTGACGGCCCCGCCCCAGAAAGGCGCGTACATCGTGTTTTCCCTGCGGCTGGATATGCGGCGCATACCCGCTGGCGTGGTCAAAAAACACGTTGCTCTTGCCCTTAAGGAAGAAAAAAAGCGCATGGGCGAACAGGGCAAGAACTACATTGCCCGCGAGCGCAAAAAAGAACTCAAGGAGCAGGTGCTGCTGCGCCTGCGCTCCCGTTTTTTGCCTGTTCCCGGCGAATTCAACGTGCTCTGGGCCACAGACAAGAACGAAGTCTGGTTTGCGTCCACCCAGAACAAGATGATCGACCTCTTCCTGGAAGAGTTTCTCAAAACTTTTGAGCTGCACCTGGAGCAACTGACGCCCTACAATCTGGCGGTCTCCATGCTGGACGAAGAAAGCCTGATCCGCCTGGACAAGCTGGAACCCACGCAGTTCGCTCCCCTTTCCTGA